The genomic window TAATAGAGGAATAAAATGACCCGTACAACACCTATTGAGCAATATCGAAATATCGGTATTAGTGCTCATATTGATGCCGGTAAAACTACCACTACTGAACGTATTTTATTTTATACTGGTGTAAATCATAAAATTGGTGAAGTTCATGATGGTGCTGCAACAATGGATTGGATGGCACAAGAACAAGAACGTGGTATTACTATTACTTCTGCTGCAACTACTGCTTTTTGGTCTGGTATGGCTAAACAATTTAAATCTCATCGTATAAATATTATTGATACACCAGGACATGTTGATTTTACTATTGAAGTAGAACGTTCAATGCGTATTCTTGATGGTGCAGTAATGATTTATTGTGCTGTTGGTGGTGTTCAGCCACAATCTGAAACTGTATGGCGTCAAGCTAATAAATATAAAGTTCCCCGAATAGCATTTGTTAATAAAATGGATCGTATGGGTGCTAATTTTTTAAATGTTGTAAAACAAATTAAATCTAGATTAGGTGCTCATCCAGTACCGTTACAATTAGCTATTGGTTCAGAAGAAAAATTTATTGGTATTATTGACTTAATTAAAATGAAAGCTATTTATTGGAATGATTTTGATCAAGGTATAACTTTTAAATATGAAGATATTCCAGTAAATATGACAGAATTAGCTAATGAATGGCGAAAAAATCTTATTGAATCTGCAGTGGAATCTTCAGAAGAATTAATGGATATTTATTTAGATGGTAAACAATTAACTGAAGAAGAAATAAAAAAAGCTCTTCGTCAACGTGTTTTAAATAATGAAATTATTCCAGTAACTTGTGGATCTGCTTTTAAAAATAAAGGTGTTCAAGCGATGTTAGATGCAGTTATTGAATATTTACCATCACCAATAGATATTTCTGCGATTAATGGAATATTAAATGATAAAAAAAATACTAAAGCAATACGTTATTCTAGAGATCAAGAACCATTTTCTGCTTTAGCATTTAAAATAGCTACTGATCCATTTGTTGGTAATTTAACATTTTTTCGTGTGTATTCTGGTGTAGTTAAATCTGGTGATACAATATTTAATTCAGTAAAATATGAACGTG from Serratia symbiotica includes these protein-coding regions:
- the fusA gene encoding Elongation factor G, whose amino-acid sequence is MTRTTPIEQYRNIGISAHIDAGKTTTTERILFYTGVNHKIGEVHDGAATMDWMAQEQERGITITSAATTAFWSGMAKQFKSHRINIIDTPGHVDFTIEVERSMRILDGAVMIYCAVGGVQPQSETVWRQANKYKVPRIAFVNKMDRMGANFLNVVKQIKSRLGAHPVPLQLAIGSEEKFIGIIDLIKMKAIYWNDFDQGITFKYEDIPVNMTELANEWRKNLIESAVESSEELMDIYLDGKQLTEEEIKKALRQRVLNNEIIPVTCGSAFKNKGVQAMLDAVIEYLPSPIDISAINGILNDKKNTKAIRYSRDQEPFSALAFKIATDPFVGNLTFFRVYSGVVKSGDTIFNSVKYERERLGRIVQMHANKREEIKEVRAGDIAAAIGLKDVTTGDTLCDPYNIIILEKMEFPEPVISVAVEPKTKADQERMSIALNRLAKEDPSFRVWTDKESYQTIIAGMGELHLDILVDRMRREFNVEANVGKPHVAYRETICEIIKDVEGKHIKQSGGRGQYGHVVIDMMPLESDDVNYEFINDIVGGTIPKEFISAIDKGIQEQLKSGPLAGYPVVNIKVRLHYGSYHDVDSSELAFKLAASIAFKDAFKKSKPILLEPIMKVNVETPEDYMGDVIGDLNRRRGIIEGMDNIITGKIIRAHVPLSEMFGYSTDLRSKTQGRASYSMEFMKYVEAPNNIAISIIESRSK